The Hyphomicrobiales bacterium genomic interval GAGAGTTTCTTGCTCTCATGACCCGCGTCGGCGATGATGGTGGTGATCGCCGGAAAGAGCGCGCGCAATCCGTTTGTCAGCAAGGCACCGGCGCGCCGATCCGAAACATCGGCAGCTTCGACGCGGTTGGCGATCGGCAGGCCGAGCGTGTCGACCAGAATGTGACGCTTTCTGCCCTTCACCCGCTTGAAGGCGTCAAAACCGCGGGTTCCGCCGACCTCGGTGGTCTTGACCGACTGTCCATCCATGATCACGACGGTCGGACATTCCGCGCGACCGGCCCGAAGTCGGGTAAGCCGGTAGAGTTCACGTTGCAGACAAACCCAGATGCCGGTTCGCTGCCATGACCGAAAGTACCAGTAGACCGTGTTCCAGGCAGGGAAATCTCTCGGCAGTTGGCGCCATTGGCAGCCGGTACGCAGCAGATAGAAGATCGCGTCCAGGACGGCACGAAGACTGATCCGTCGTCGTCGGCCGCGCCGGCTCGCTTTCGGCAGTAGCGGCTCAACAATCGACCATTGTTCATCCGTCACGTTCGATACGTACTGGCTACCGCCCATCCCTTGCCTCCGTTCAACGGACGGCAAGGAACACCGCAATCCTTAATTTCCAAACGCCCTCTTAGACCTCGCGATGTTGTTGGGTTTACGTTCCTGCAGTTTTTGATCAATGCGCCGCTCGTCCTTTTCATGACATGGCTCTTCTCTAAGACGCTGCAGTATATTCCGCCGGTACTGCCGTGACATCTTGACATCTCAACGGGAGCAATCAGTGGGGCACGCTCAATCTCGACTGCGTGCCCCACTATTTCCGCCGATAGGTCCAGTCACGAAATGCGGAGTGCCTCTGCGCTGCGTACGCATCGAGCTAGTGACAGGTGTTGGTGTATCCATACGGATCACGTGTAAACCAGAATATTACTAAGACATGATAAGAGCAACTTCCTATCGAGAGTACTCGAAAATAAGGGTGAATGTAGTGAGTGTTGGTATTTTTGCCTTATCAGCGCTGGTAATATTTGTTGCTGCGTTCGTGCAGGGCACAACAGGCCTTGGATTTGCGTTGATCGCGGCGCCAATTATCGGGTTGATTGACCCGAAATTACTACCTGTTCTTGTTCTCGTTTTGATGATTCCATTGAACCTGTTTGTAGCTTGGAGGGAGCGCCGTGCCGTCGATGTTATGGGCGCGGCATGGATCATGGCAGGACGTGTGGCAGGCACCGGAGGTGGGTTGTGGTTGCTTCTTGCCATCCCTCTTAACAATCTCAATCTCCTTGTTGGGATATCGACGATCTTTGCTGCATCAGTCTCTTTGATTGCTCCCCCATTCAAACCGGGCAGCCGAGCGTTAATCGCCGTTGGTGCCATAACAGGAGTCACCGAGACGGCCACAGGAATTGGCGGGCCGCCACTGGCTCTGGCCTATCAGCACCGATCCGCACCTGTGTTACGTTCAACGATTGCGACATGTTTTCTACTTGGGGAGATTATATCTCTCATTGTGCTTTCGGCTTCAGGCCAAATTGATGCCGAGCAGATCCAAATGGCTCTGTTTCTGCTTCCTGTCCTAGGTCTTGGTGCGCTGCTAAGTAGCGCTATCCACCACAAGATCGACGGCCCCCTCGTTCGAACACTTGTGCTCGCGTTCGCATTGCTTTCAGGTATCGCTGTCACAATTCGAGGCTGGTAATAATACCAATTTTCTCAGAAATTTGATGGATGGCCTGAAACAGTCGCTGGAATGATTCCATGGAGCGCCGACAACTGGAATACTTCGTTGCAGTCGCAGAGCAGGGCGGATTTGGGCGTGCGTCGGCAGCACTGAACGTGACCCAGTCGGCTATTTCGCAAGCCATCGGACAGTTGGAGAGAGAACTCCGTACTAAGCTGTTCTTGCGTACCGGTCGTCACGCCATCCTTACTGCAGCGGGTCACGCAGCCTTAACACCGGCACGGCAGGCGTTAAGGGATCTCGGCACAATTCGTGCGATCGTCGCAGATGTGATGGGTCTG includes:
- a CDS encoding transposase, which codes for MGGSQYVSNVTDEQWSIVEPLLPKASRRGRRRRISLRAVLDAIFYLLRTGCQWRQLPRDFPAWNTVYWYFRSWQRTGIWVCLQRELYRLTRLRAGRAECPTVVIMDGQSVKTTEVGGTRGFDAFKRVKGRKRHILVDTLGLPIANRVEAADVSDRRAGALLTNGLRALFPAITTIIADAGHESKKLSRALAEQQGWRLQIVKRRQRAFKITGLTWIVERSFAWLGRNRRLSKDYEYRVQTSETMIDIAAARLMLNRLAQG
- a CDS encoding putative membrane transporter protein (Evidence 3 : Putative function from multiple computational evidences), which translates into the protein MIRATSYREYSKIRVNVVSVGIFALSALVIFVAAFVQGTTGLGFALIAAPIIGLIDPKLLPVLVLVLMIPLNLFVAWRERRAVDVMGAAWIMAGRVAGTGGGLWLLLAIPLNNLNLLVGISTIFAASVSLIAPPFKPGSRALIAVGAITGVTETATGIGGPPLALAYQHRSAPVLRSTIATCFLLGEIISLIVLSASGQIDAEQIQMALFLLPVLGLGALLSSAIHHKIDGPLVRTLVLAFALLSGIAVTIRGW